In candidate division KSB1 bacterium, the DNA window ATCGCCTGAGGAGATTAGTGGCTGTGCATAGAGTTGTAAGCTAAGATTTGGACTGAAAGTCCAATTTAAACGGATATTTGCTGAAAATGATTTTTGCTCCAGGGCGCCGAAAACATAACGATTTCCATAAGTTTGGGTTGCAGTGGCATCCTCAAACGAACCAAGGTATTGAGCCGGTTCCTGCATGCGGTTGTAACTCGGGGAAACATTTAGAGAAATATTAGAAGCAGGTTTCCATTCGATATTGCCATCGATGCCCCATTGGCGAAATCCGGATTTTCCTCTTCCACCGAAAGATCCCAACCCAAACACCCAGGCATGCCTACGGTCCGTGTTTAACCAGCCGCTGGCAGACCAGTTGGGCAGGTTAAGGGTTAAGGGTCCGCCGCGGGTCCTTCTATTGTTTAAAGTTTCCGGATTATAACTGAAACTCCAATTTATACCATAATAATTTAAGAATTGGATATTACCGAATTGAAAGAAACCCTGGCCGATATTATTATTATCAAAATCATAACTCCGGAAAGTGGCAAAAGTTAACCAGAGACTGCGGTAATATTGGGTGGGTTTTGTCCAACTATACCCGGTAGCGAGGTGAGCATTAATCAGGTCTGTCCGCCACATAAAGCCCAGATCATTGACATCAAAATTCGGATGGATCATACCCAAAGCGGAATTCAAAAACCAGCTGCCTTTTTGGCGATTAAGCATCAACCTGCCGGCCCAGCCGGTAAGCGTTGTGGCATTACTATCAATACTTACATGGCCTGCATCCGGTCTTTGGAAATAATGGCTGGAGCTGTTCTGTAACGAGAGCATCCTGGTTTTATTGGCGTCTATGTGAGAAAGTCCTGCCCATCCGGTAATCACCCAAACTTTGTTTTTATCCAAAAACGTCCAGCCATCGACACCGCCGGAGAAAGCCGAGCTGTTCATATTATCGCGCAGGCCATCATTCTTAAACTGACGTGAAGTTAAGGTGGAAATGACACCCAATGCTTGTCTGCCTTCATTCATTTCTTTTTGTGCCCTAAAGACGCCATAATAAGTCATGGGCTCTACTTCTGCTGATGACCGATTCCCTTGAAAATCGAGGTCGGCATATTCGCGCTGGGTTAACGCGTGCACCATGCCAAAATTGATGTTATTCTGAATCTTTCCTGAGAGTTTTGCCGCTCCCAGAATTGTTGTGCCATCAGGGACATTTGCATAATCGTAGTCTGGCAAACTGCCTTGCGGCGCCCTGCCGATTCTTCGACTATGAAAAAAGTTTGGATTCCCCCAATTAAAGCCCCAATTGCTGCTGGAGCCGCCGCGACCAAAATTAAAAGTCGAGGAACCCTCGATAAAAAACGGCCTTTTTTCGCTAAAGAAAGTTTCCACATCGCTTAGGTTCACAACGGCAGGATCCACTTCCACCTGGCCAAAATCCGGGTTTATGGTCGCATCCAACGTCAAGCTGTTACTAAGCCCGATTTTAATATCGGCGCCAAAACCCGGTAAATACTTAGAGCCGTCGTGAAACGGATTTCCGGCAGCCGGGTGGGTAAATTCGCCTTTCGTTCTCACGTAGGGCAATATCTCCACCTGGCGCGAGGGTTTTATATCATTGATACCTACCAATTCGACAAAACGGGAAACGAAGCCACTTTCGTTCTTCGGTGTGAAGACCAGGTAATCCCGCTCATTATTTCGAGCAATATCCCTGCGGAAGTTAACCCCCCAGATTTGTTCGGTTTTATTTTTGAATCGCAGCTGGGAAAATGGGATACGCATTTCCGCAGTCCATCCTTCTTCATCGATATTGACCTTGCCTTCCCATACACCATCCCAGGAATTATCGTCCCAATCATCATTAAAAAGGATGCCGTCACTGCGGGTTCCACCGGCATATAAAGAGAAAAAGAATCCACTGCGTTTATCCAGGTATGGATCCACCATAAATTGAAAAATATCAGATTGAAGATGAGAATCCCTTCGTCCCAATCGTGCGATGATCGAATCAGGAGCGCTGTCGTACATCCTTGCCCCTACATAGATTGCGTCGTCATCATAAGCAACCCAAACAATTGTGTTTTGGCTGGGTTCGGCATTTTCAATGGGGTCACGTTGTTTAAAATTTGTAATCCCGAAACCGTTTTGCCAAACAGCTTCATCGAGTTTACCATCGATAACCACTGCGTTCTTCAAACGAATAGCACGTACTTGTTTATCGACATCCGAAAGAAGAATTCCGGGTAAAATAGAAAGAACGGTAAAAAAAAGTAGCATTATGAATACGCGTTTCATAACAACCTCCAAAAAAGATTTAATTATTGTGAGTCTGAAATTAAGACGATAAGAGAGCGGGAAAAGTTACAGAATAATTTTTAAGAGTGGGATTTGTGGAAAAAAGAGAGGCTAGAGGCTAGAGGCTGGATGCTGGATGCTGGATGCTGGATACTGGATGCCAGATGCCGGATGTTGGGGGTTTCATTTGGACATCTTGTAGAATATTTCGCACTCAATAAGCCAACTATTCCAAAGAAATCATTGATTTTTGTGATTGCTTCATCGCATATATTATGCTATTACAGTGTAAAACTTTGTTTTTTGAACAAACTATTTTTTATAGCCGTTTTTTCTTTTTTGACAGGATTAACAAAGATATACTTGCTTTTTATCTTGATAATCCTGTTTATCCTGTCTAAAAATGTGGATATTTTAAACAATATCCTTTTATTGGGTACTAGTAAATCAAATTTCTAATCAGGTTTAAGGAATAATGCATGAATCAGATTGAAGATGCAGTTTGGGAAGAAAAACCTACCTTAAGAACACCAATCTACAAAATTAATGAAAGACCAAAAACCTGGTGGGAATGTATCCTTTTTGGCTGGCAACATACCCTCGTCGATATATCGCCATTTGTTTTACCATTAGCTGTTGCCGCTGCAGTTGGCATGTCCATACATGAGAGAGCACAATTCATCAATTTTTGCCTGTTTTCTATGGGCATTGCTACCCTGCTTCAATCAACAATTGGCAATCGCCTGCCAATCATCCAGGGACCATCTGCTACGCTTACCGGGACTATAGTACCCATTGCCAGTCAAATGGGAGCTTCATTTCTTTTGGGGAGCTGTATTTGTTGGTGGGTTAATCGAAATGATTATTGGCGCTTCCAAAATTTGGCGCACTGCTTGTAGCAATGCCCAGGTCGGTACTAGGCGGAGTTTTTATAATCGTTTGTGGAATGATTTTCGTATCTGGTACCAGGATTTTGAATGTTGCGAAAAACACCAATGCCAATTCCTTCATTATAAGTATTTCCTTGATTTGTGCAATCTGTGTTCCCATTTATGCGACTTATTCCTTAGGATCGGAGTGGTTGGATCCGTTACCGATATTTGTTAAACTTTTGCTGACCAACTCTGTTGTGTTGGCAGTGATTTTGGCTGTATCTCTTAACTTGATTTTAAACATTATTTTCAAAGGGGAAGAAAAAGAATGAATCATCTCAACGCATTATGCTACTACTGCTCTGTATTCTCTTTTAAAACACCAACAAATGATTTCCCCCCCCGATATAAGTGTGCTATTTTTAAACTGAATGGTACATAATCTACAGATATGGTAATCCTATGGGAAATAAATCCTGAACCCGCTGAGCCAATGCCAACACACTTTCTTCACTCCATGGTTTTCCAACAATTTGTAAGCCAACCGGCAGTTTTTCACTGGTTAATCCACACGGGACACAACCAACAGGAAGTCCGGTTAGGCTAAGTAAAAATGTGGGTGCAAACCAATCCACATACGTTTTCATCTTTTTACCTGCAACAGTTTCCGGATAATTTTGTTCAACAGGGAAAGGCGAGACAACCATGCAAGGCGTCAAAAGAGTGTCATAATCTTCAAAGAAACTTTCAAATTTTTGTTGGATTTTAAGTCGCGTCTGTTCAGAAGCTGCCAATTGTTCTACTGTAATTTTAAGAGCTGCCCGTATATTCCCTCTTAGATTTTCTCCTAATTCATCTAGCTTGTCTAATCGATTAAAGTGCTGCGCAACCATTCTATATCCACGTAAATCCAGAAAGGCATCCCGACCGAAAGATAAATCAAAATCGATTTCATCGACTTCCATTCCTATTTGCGATAATTCAAACGAAGCGTTGCGACAAATTTGTCCAAGCTCATCTTCTATTCCGATGCCGGCAATATCCTGGCAATAGGCTACCTTTAGCTTGTTCGGTAATTTTTTCCGGACTGCAGAAATAAAATCCCTCTCTTTATTGGGTTGGCAAAACGGCGTTTGTTCACCGGGACCACTGACTGCCTGGAGCATTAAAGCCAAATCCTCAACCGTTCGAGCCAGCCCTCCCGTTACGGAGAGGCTATCCCAAAGATAGTTTGTAGGTTCGGTTGGAACCAATCCGGGGCTTGGCCTTAAACCCACAACGCCACAGAACGATGCCGGAATCCGAAGGGAACCACCCAAATCCGTGCCCTCGGCTAAAGTAATCATACCACTTGCTAATG includes these proteins:
- a CDS encoding carbohydrate binding family 9 domain-containing protein, with amino-acid sequence MKRVFIMLLFFTVLSILPGILLSDVDKQVRAIRLKNAVVIDGKLDEAVWQNGFGITNFKQRDPIENAEPSQNTIVWVAYDDDAIYVGARMYDSAPDSIIARLGRRDSHLQSDIFQFMVDPYLDKRSGFFFSLYAGGTRSDGILFNDDWDDNSWDGVWEGKVNIDEEGWTAEMRIPFSQLRFKNKTEQIWGVNFRRDIARNNERDYLVFTPKNESGFVSRFVELVGINDIKPSRQVEILPYVRTKGEFTHPAAGNPFHDGSKYLPGFGADIKIGLSNSLTLDATINPDFGQVEVDPAVVNLSDVETFFSEKRPFFIEGSSTFNFGRGGSSSNWGFNWGNPNFFHSRRIGRAPQGSLPDYDYANVPDGTTILGAAKLSGKIQNNINFGMVHALTQREYADLDFQGNRSSAEVEPMTYYGVFRAQKEMNEGRQALGVISTLTSRQFKNDGLRDNMNSSAFSGGVDGWTFLDKNKVWVITGWAGLSHIDANKTRMLSLQNSSSHYFQRPDAGHVSIDSNATTLTGWAGRLMLNRQKGSWFLNSALGMIHPNFDVNDLGFMWRTDLINAHLATGYSWTKPTQYYRSLWLTFATFRSYDFDNNNIGQGFFQFGNIQFLNYYGINWSFSYNPETLNNRRTRGGPLTLNLPNWSASGWLNTDRRHAWVFGLGSFGGRGKSGFRQWGIDGNIEWKPASNISLNVSPSYNRMQEPAQYLGSFEDATATQTYGNRYVFGALEQKSFSANIRLNWTFSPNLSLQLYAQPLISSGDYTDFKELARPESYDFNVYGEGNSTFSEDNYIADPDGPGPAAPIELSNPDFNIVSLRGNAVLRWEYSPGSTLFFVWTQSRSEYENIGEFELRRSFNRLMDIRADNIFMVKATYWLGL
- a CDS encoding amidase: MIAENEIARKSATELRRLIGNKELSPVEVVEACLSQIEKYNGVINAVCTVNESALDEAHKAEQAIVNGDKLGILHGLPVGIKDVTETAGIRTTYGSPLYSTHIPKEDALVVQRFKQAGAIILGKTNTPEFATGGNTFNEVFGATRNPWNTKLSAGGSTGGGAAALASGMITLAEGTDLGGSLRIPASFCGVVGLRPSPGLVPTEPTNYLWDSLSVTGGLARTVEDLALMLQAVSGPGEQTPFCQPNKERDFISAVRKKLPNKLKVAYCQDIAGIGIEDELGQICRNASFELSQIGMEVDEIDFDLSFGRDAFLDLRGYRMVAQHFNRLDKLDELGENLRGNIRAALKITVEQLAASEQTRLKIQQKFESFFEDYDTLLTPCMVVSPFPVEQNYPETVAGKKMKTYVDWFAPTFLLSLTGLPVGCVPCGLTSEKLPVGLQIVGKPWSEESVLALAQRVQDLFPIGLPYL